The sequence below is a genomic window from Lycium ferocissimum isolate CSIRO_LF1 chromosome 9, AGI_CSIRO_Lferr_CH_V1, whole genome shotgun sequence.
gaacttCACTTGACTACCAAGGAGATTTCCAACTTCTATCAACCTTTCGGAAGCATttacacccttgattctactaatcttTGATGTTTAATCTTTGTTTCCCCTTCTTGAATATGTATTGATGTGTTagggagaggtttctagaggtttttggaagtttggagagatgaaaaatgagaaaaaggagaggaaaccgtgtatatatgaaaataaaactcggacccgacccgaaatatacggtccactatacggacggtataatttatacggtccgtacattggaccgtatgtttcctccagattgccacccttcactggaagggttctgtcacaccctaaccttattagggtgtgatgggcacccgacccttacctagggccgagcgaaccctcagactcttctTTGCGTACAAAGTCCCTCCGgacttttaaatcaaataagataaaatacatagtagattttttttcttcgtaAATGCTTTTTCTCGTAGCTTCCAaaccgaacaaatctataaccataCAAAACTCAACACATAGCACGAACCGACATGCTTGGCCGACgaagccgcttacagactgacaaccaacacccacgacgctgtctgcaaagtctctaacatccatccagaaagcatatcatacaaactctgactcggcaacactccaggagcaacctgcgggcatgaaacgcagcccccgaagagcgggggtcgattttaatatgtgcgagtatgtaaagccgtaaATGCGAACGAGAATCATAAGCCAATCTAGAAGTACGGGAATGCagctaacaaatcataatcggaacgGATATGTACGTAAGTATGTCGGACGAGCCTTATCATGATCGAGTCGAGGTGCGAAAACACGTACCTTAtcccgaatatcaaaatgcttactttcgGATCATAAATAGTGCCAATCAAAGGCATGCACAGGGCACAGAAATATagtcaccataacacaacacatcacaacatacacacggtatccggggacatataccacgccggGAAAACCGGACAGATCATAATacatacacggtacccggggaCAAGTACCACGCCGGgaaaccgaacacatcataagcgGTACCCGGGAACCGGACATGTACCACGAGAACCCGGGAACCGACCTCATCATAATTCATATACCGTGAATCGGGGACGGACATGTACCACGCGTGCCCCGAACCGTTCACGGTAATCGAGGAGACGGACGTGTACCACAAGTATGCTCGGGCCGGCCGCAGATctcggagacggacatataccacaagtACTCGAGGAGGCCCGGCATATCATGCTCCACATACACGGTaaccggggacggacatataccacgactccgaaccgaacacatcatacaaTCGAATATCCATGTGATTTATTGGACGGAATGCctataccaaaatgcttataccGTAACGTTTATGTCGAATCTTTATGCCGgtatacttgtatcaaaatacttataacgaatacttatatcaaagtaCTTATAGCATGATACTTTTAGTAAAGATACTTTTACCAAAATACTTACATTAAATTACTCATAACAGATTTCTTATATCGAACCGCATACCCACATCGAATATTCATGCCGAGCGCTTATGTCGAAGTGCACTGTCTCCAAATGTTCATCTCAAAATACTTTTGTCTCAATACTTACGTCGGAATATTTGTATCAGAACACTCATAACGAATTAGTTATCAGATTACATACTCAtattataatattcatattagGGCACTTATATCAGAGTTGGGAGCACTCATATCAAACCACTTGTATCGAACTAGTTGTATCAGAATAGCCAAATCGGAACACTTATATCGGAGGATACGTACGAATCACAACAACTCGAAACCATAACCGAAAGTTTCCCTTAATTATCATACGGAAATGAATCAGATAGGCCAACAcaaataggtctcggggatttgggcccacctcgggtcaagtcgaggtagTGCACACAAATTAGGTACATTAAACTTTATAAggtcacttatgaaggtcttagtGTCATTCGGTTACATTTGGACAAATTATAGATGTTTAAGCAATTATTtcaaccaaacatgaaaaacttaattcaattctctttgaatgaaaaagggacaaattcaaactcggatttcaaGGAATAGAATCGTCCCCGAGGttcgtatccaaacctattaggtctaagacatgccaaaagaaggaaaggtaaagccttacatacctttgccgcctcttatgccactccaaattcCGAGTTCCAAGTTCACCAAAATCTActgatttggtcacatttaccaaaccttaattagagCATTTGAAAGTTCATTCTTGAATTAActtttgcctaccgaaatttcggcagcatgtCCCCTGTAAacacaacatccccgagatttaactcggctccaactagcaacaacaacaaacccgagaatgaaactcggccacagtatcaacaaccatgcactaacaacatcatttatgCAAGTATAAAAGAACATTCCAACATTGCATCAACTTCATCATTAACCTACAAccaactttcatttcatttctaaccattaaactttcattttttcatcatagattccgcaacaacatcaactaaaatattaagtgAAATCAACTCACTATAACTTGCCGCAACATCatcattctcggccacaacGCAACACACATTCAtggattttcatgcattattacccatttctatacatttcaacaacaaccaacttactacatatatttaattcattcttcctacacaacacacacccctacggctactacacaacacacggccaacaacaccacatgcatagtttcatatattccatCCATTCTTTCACCcttcaacatgtacaaatcatccataacatcaacaacaatcaaaatactaaacaaacaattaaatcatttTACTTACAAACCATCCATGCATACGGCCACACATCCATATCCCACACACACAAGatttccatacttttcattcatttctacatactataacataaaccaaatcttcataacccataaaagaatgaaatcatacctttcttcttcaacttcttcacttgaataaAATTGTGAGTTTGCAAagatgaatgattttcttgcctCAATAatcataccatgttaaagaggacccttgatttagtatgaatacaacaagaaaataatttttgggacaaaattTCAAAGGGTTCCTTTTCTcctcctatggccgaatggcctagcttttcttttctccttctttctttgttcttctttctcaatttttcttgaatcatctTAAGGCAAATGAAGCATGTGATATATTTATAATTCCCCCAtgatcatgtgaggggcacatgccccctctagaaatttcttagaaataaagatgacttatttgtcatctttttctttttctcttttcttttttttttgcatggcacctttggaaccttcatgaactctatgtgaaattcccattttgcccctcgacttttctcaatattaccacttcgcccctagccttccgcattattttcataacccattttgcaattcctctttttgcccttgacctctttcaatatttccatactaataatgttcataattagTATTCGCCAACGACCTCTGCACAAAAATAATCTTAGGAAATGGTCTaacccttaacttctcgcaattatcccgactTATCCAAAcgcataaaatacgggatataacaggttcTACGGCCaaatatacgggccgtataaaatatacggtccgtacattggaccgTATAGTCCCCAATTTTTCCGACTTCGTTCTCGTTGCTTCGTtcgatctcgaatccttatggaaccttcttggtactcgTGCAACACCTCCTTAACGATCTAACGGACATCGTAACTCGTCCTTAAATCCTCTTTAAACATTCGTTAGCTCGACACCCATGAAATccttcccaaacacaacttatacttcactttcatGACGAGCCTAGTTTCGCCAAGTCCGATAACCTAAGAATCTTATTGTATATACGTTAAGGTTTCCAATCACCCTCTTGTAGTCGTGAAGGTCTCGTGTCCGCCTGGACCAACGTTAGTCCATTCACGACACAACGTCACGAAAttaccgaggtgtaacaatttgtACTAGCTTTTCATTAAGGTGCAGCTCCTTGTAGAGTAAAATGATATAGACTTTATAGTTAAATATAAAATGGGACCAATCGCATAATTTTGTAACTcatttaacaaataatttgGCATATGGAATGCATTCAATTTTCCTAACATGTGTCAGCCATATTGGCTATTGCATGTTCTTAAGTTTAACCAATATAATCGGTGCAAGGTGGATAGTTTATTAATCACGTCAAAATTATATAAGTTTGGGTTTTACATTTTCTTATCGGGAGGGTTAAATGGATATAAGACTTATTatcttaaaattaatttttaatatgaCGGCATGCAAAATaggtattttgtttttattttctgaatCAAAAAGCAATAACTTTGATatgttatttccataaattaggtgattaaaaaaaaaacagtaaagAAAATAGGACCTCTGGTAACAAAAACaagagaatgaaatgaaatacaaagaaattgtaagatAACATACTAGATATTTCAAGCATATTAGGATAGTATATCATAACAAAAAATCAGTTCAAAACTTATTCGAATTGGTAAACAAACTTATTTCTCTTTCcaatttcatatatattcaGTGAAAATGTCAATGCAAGCTAAAGAGAACAATTGTCCAATCTTATCTTTGCGCATATGAAATTGCTTTAGAAAGCGGGTTGAATTGATCATAGAAACAGGGGGAAGCTcgaggcttttttttttttttaagccaccTTCCTGGTGGGGTCAGGCAGACCCTACCATATATATTTATCAAAGTCAAATGCacaaagaatgagttaagacaTAGCCCATTATTAAATTATACCGAGCCCAATTATAAAATTAAGATGTTATTGAAAGCATTTAATATCTGAACTacatttgacacccctacatAAAAGGATATTAGCAAGTCCACATTAGTAACTTTTTATCATACCACAAAGAATTTGAATTATCATAGTATTATAGTAGTAGCTACCTTTATCATATATAGTAGTAGCTACctttgtcatatatatatagagagagagagtgagagagtAACATAACTGTACGCATGATACTGATTTATTCGTGAATAACGACTGCAAGGAAATCAAGCGTCCAGCTGATTTCAACATGAAAAGTAACATGGAAAAGCAAATGGAGACCAACAAAATAAACACAATAAGGAAACTTGAACAGACAATCATCGATCAGCAAGCTTCAAGTGTAACGTCAGCAGATTCAATAGACTAATTCGCCCCCAAACCAGGACTTAACAAGCCTCAAGCTTGATCTCCGCACTGTCAATGGAGATATCACCTTTCTTTGGAACCAGAGTCACCGCAATAGTATCTTCATCTTCTAGACCAATGTCCTCCAACAGTTCAGTGATGGCCAGCTGGAAAGTAACACTCGCAGCATGAGACCCGTTGACTTTATGAACATGTGGCAAGCTAGTATAGCTCCCCGCAAACTCTGCCTTGTCAAGCTCGTCTGCATTCACGTTCTTGTCCACGTTGAGGAACACATCGAACCTTATATACTTTCTATCATCATATTGTATCTTGTTGAACGTTAGCATCTCCTCTTGTTCAGTTTTCTCCTGTTGAGTCCTTGACGAAGCCGGCCTATCGATGGAAAAGGAAATGGCTTTGTCCAGCTTCGCAAGTGGAAATACCTGGCTGGCTGGTGGAAGTGAACTTGTATTCACTTTCCCTGTTGTGGACTTTCTTATTGGCTTAAAGTTACGCCATGGGGTGGGCATTGGCGCGTAATCATACCCCATCTTTTTAGTGTCCAAACAGTCTCGGACTCTCACACGGAAAGGGTTGCGGTTTTCGTCGTAGAAAAAGAACTCTGAGTTCAACCAATCTTTCTGTGTCAGGTCCCTTCTTTTGCCTCCTATTTGTTTCCACTCGTTCCACATCCGGTCCACATTGGCGTGGTGACAATAGAAAACCGGGTCCAAACCAGCTGAATAGAAATTACCCATGTTCTCACCGTGTTTCTGTCTAGGATTATCACCGGTCCAGATGTGGACAGGAGTATGAGGAATGTTTTCAATAGTTCCCATTCCTGGACTGGGGTCGGATCCCAGAGGGTAAGGCGCACCAAAAAACAGCAAGGGACATGGAGCATTAGTTATCATTTGACGGTACATTAGAGTTAAGTTGTTTGTCATCATCTGGAGTTGAGTTGTTTCGACCTCCTCACCAAAATGACCAAGATCGATTACGGTTCCGTTGCGGTGATTTTGGTTACGTTTCTCGTCGTAAATGGAAGAACCTTCACGATCGAACATGGGAGGCAAACGCATGCCCTTTGGATGGTCCCAGTTCCAATATGGCAAACCAAAAGTTGGGTCATTGATTAAAGAGCCCAAAATTCTCTCATAGAAGTACAAGTACCATCGATGAAATGGGAAGAAAAGCCAAGAGAAGTGCACTTGCAACTCTTTGCCACCAACTCTGTAAGCACCGTTACAATAAGCACAATGGATATTGGCTTGTTGCTTGAACCCAAGTGGATCTGTTGGATTTATGTCAAGTTCCCTCATCCGTTTAGTGGCCAAATTGTACTTGGCAATATACTCTTCATCAGCAGCATGAGCAGGCGGACGGATGCGGAGCTTGGTCATAGAAGGGAACTTGTAATATGGAACTTTGTCCAAATCATCTGGCTTTGGAGGGCAACAACTGTATTCCACATCGTCTGTTTCATCTATATGGGCTATACTACAAGAAGTTAGATCAGGGGTTGGTATAGGATTAGCAGTGGCTAATGGTACAGCATTGGCAACACCATAGAGACCTCCTAAACCAAGAAGCACATTTCTCCTATCAACTGAATTTGTTTCACCGTTTTGGTCATTGTTGGATACCTTGCATGAGATTTTGAAGGTTTGGTTACGTTTCCCATGCAAGAGAAGTTGAGAGGGCTTTGAAGTAGAAGCTAAAGAAGACGTTGTGGATGATGTAAAGGGAGTGTTGAGGGTTTTACTATTGCATACACTTGCCATGGCTAATTAGTTTTGGTTGATGTATAATTCTTAATGTTCCATCTTGCCTTAAGTAATACTGAGGCTCACCTACCATTCGGGATGCGGTAGGCGGAAGATTAAGTCTAATAAGTGAGGGGaattttttaattgtatatcattttttaatTGTATTCTGAGTTTTTAATCTTGAATCCAATAAGTATAGTACTTTCTTAAACAGAAAgataatttaataataatattggcGAAGATCTTTTTGACACTTAATTGAACACCAATATTAGTCAGGATTTACATGTGGTCCACCCTTTGGACATGGATAGCTTTGTTGTACCTGTTACACCTTGTGGATTTTCGCGTAGTTGTAAGCAAACTAACGTGAGTTCGGAGAGGCCatgtgttgacacccaattttttcCCTCGTTTAGCCCAATTCATTTTCTTGAGCTTCTAAATTACTAATAAACTAAATATCTTATTTTTCGTCCATACTTTATTACTATTGatactattatattattattattattattattattattattaagtgttgttattttattaatatctcATACATTACGTATTAAGCATAAGATATAACCTAGATAATATTCTTACTCCATTATTACCttacttatattttattaaactACACCTTAGTAATGATAATGGCTAAATTATTATTATCACATATATATGGTATTTTGTTAATACAAAGAAGCCCAAAGAATGAATTAGAATAAGGAAAGATACCATTAATTCAACCCAATCAGCctacaaaactttttttttttcagaccAGCCCAATTGCCCAACTAATACCCAAATGAGCCCATTGCTCTGTAAAACCTAATATTTCTCAATCCTAAGTCTAAGCAAACAGCCGCACCTTCTTTTCTCCTCACTCCATTTTCGGTGTAGACCAAAACCACACTAGTCATTGACAGACCTTGTCACTACCGTTTTCATGCAATTTCCCTACGCCCATCTCAGCTTATCACAAGACTCATATGAAGCCAAATAGGTAGTAGCAGGTCAGTACTAGAGAAGATCTCACCATTTTAGGTAAGATCTGAACCAAAGCATGTGAAGAAAACCTCAACGTTAGATTGAGAACGGGCTGGActcaattttgaatttttgatttcaAGTTCCCGCTCATGAATCTGAAAACCTAGCTCTACATCGCCTATAAATACTCGCTAAGTCTTAGCCTAAAGGGGAGGTTTTTTGGACACTCAAGAACACTTTCTTACAAGCTTGaacgaccaaaaaaaaaaccaatatgCACGACTGAAATTACTTAGCTGTTGTCATCCTTTCGAAGCTCTGGTATTTCTCTTTACTTCTTTGCGGACTCATTTGGTTTGAGGTTTGAATCTATTCATAACGAGAGAGTAGATTCGACGCCGACGGCCCCCGTTCACTGCACCCACAAGAGGTAAAATCCGATACCATtctgatttatttttaaagttctgTTCGTCTAGAAAAACCATGTTTTTAATGTCTCGTTGTTACCATTTGTGATTTAAATCCGTATTACAGTTACCGTGTTTTTAGTTTCTGAAAAGTTATTGTTTGACTGAAATAGAATCCGTGTTCTTATTAAAGTTTAACTATCAATATTCGTACTAGAATTCATATTTCAGGTATTTCTTTAACCATAGGAAGATTTGTTGCAAATTATGACAGTTTAATGTGGTCTGGAAATCCGTCTTTATGTATTACTTGAGCCGTTAAACTTTTTACCATTTGAAATagagtgtttatgttatttAGCTCCATGAATTGAATAATGTATCCAAGCATCTTGTATGTGTGAGTTTTCTATCAATCTTTAAAAATCACGATTTAAAGTTTAGTATTTGTTCTATTAGATTATACTCTAGGATACTTTGTTTGGTTTTAGTATGGGCAAGGGTGCAAATCACATGCTTGAACACGGCTTTAGATATCATGAATATAGTTTTCCATTTCTTATTCTTTACCAGATTTTAGACGTGATTTCTACCTAAAAATGCTATTTGTTTCTTTGTCCAAAACATTAAGTTAGACTTTCTTTCCAAGTTTAAAGCTTATATTTGAAGTTCTAGCTGTGGTTTCCTTAATGTAAGCAAGTATCAAAATAGTGAATCTGTCTGTCTTGTCTTCTGCATagtactaaaaatatatgtttcaTTTTAGTTCCTTTCAGTCACTTTTAAAAGGGTGTCTTCTGGATCTTATAATTTGATAAAACTAAATTCCAAACATATTTAAACATAACGAGAGTCCAAACTATTTTAAAATAACGTATATGATGTTTGGTATATAAACCATGCTTATAATATCTCAATTGTAACTGAATGTTAACGTATTTTCATGGATTGTCTCACTCCTTTCATGGTTGTTTATTATTTCCCTTTAGACATTGTTGAAGAATGGTTAATCTCCTATACTAATTCCTctgttacttttctttgtttACATGAAAACCGGAGCCGAAGAGTTTCACTTTGAAACTCAACGATGCCTCGCAAAGGAGTCTGCATTACCTCTCCATTCCTCGCCATTTATTTCCCTCGCTTCCTCCTAAATGCATCCGAATCGAGAAACGAAGGAGGAGCGAGGCAAAATTCTGAATTTTAGTGCAAGCTGTCCGCTATATATTCTTTATATCCTAGCTAGTTGCATAAAAACCGTCGAAAACTCAGCGGAATGTGCCGTTGATTTCTTTGGTgtgatttgaaacttttaattATTCATTATCTGTTAGGACCCATGACTAATATAGGATTAATAGTAAGATTATTTTCAATCACTTAAATGTTTCTCTGACTCAGTAAGCTACTTCATTACCTATTTTATGACGCCAAActtttaaaagattttaaaatttgtgcTTTAATCATCATTAGATGTCTTACTGATTTTAAGCTAATACACTTAAGATTTTTATCAACTTTAAGAATCAGCTTCTCAACGATACCTTACCAGCTAAAGTcacattattgatgttgtacaTTTATATTCCTTGCCCAGTTAGTACTATTTTCAAAAGTGAATGCCATACTTGATAAGTTTTACATTAAGCATTGCCTGTTGATGTCAACGTTCTGTTTTTAAAAAGAGATAATCCAAATAGGTCTTAGATTTTTTTTAGGAAGGAAAAGACTTTGTTTACAAAgctactttccaaaaatattagCTGACTTGTATAGTGACTTACTTATCCTATTTGATCCCCTAATATTTATCAAATTGTTAAAATAAATTGGTTCCTAGCTATGAATGATCCTGCtcacttttttaaaagtttaactTATAGCTAAAGTCATTTTCCACAATTACCAATTAGTATCCTTACAAATTTCATCCGTATCGTTATTAATGCTCACATATAATGCGagctattttcttaaatatataatataaaatgcTATACTTATATTTGGagactatttttaaaataacttaagtccggtcggttaaccatttttaatggatcttaaaggatgcttaatatcttccctttagattaattgaacccttacctagaatctttttggtttcgtgGACTTTAAAATGAAGTTAGCTTTAAACAATAACTTTAGCAAATTTTAGGTATCCTAATTTACCATAaacaattaggtggcgactcctgaATTTTAATTAACCTCGGAATTCTTTGGAATGTTTTAAACCATTTTGACTttggttaaaatggggtataacaccatgatacccctataaggtcaaggaagacttttaataagtgttagac
It includes:
- the LOC132029974 gene encoding polyphenol oxidase E, chloroplastic-like, which codes for MASVCNSKTLNTPFTSSTTSSLASTSKPSQLLLHGKRNQTFKISCKVSNNDQNGETNSVDRRNVLLGLGGLYGVANAVPLATANPIPTPDLTSCSIAHIDETDDVEYSCCPPKPDDLDKVPYYKFPSMTKLRIRPPAHAADEEYIAKYNLATKRMRELDINPTDPLGFKQQANIHCAYCNGAYRVGGKELQVHFSWLFFPFHRWYLYFYERILGSLINDPTFGLPYWNWDHPKGMRLPPMFDREGSSIYDEKRNQNHRNGTVIDLGHFGEEVETTQLQMMTNNLTLMYRQMITNAPCPLLFFGAPYPLGSDPSPGMGTIENIPHTPVHIWTGDNPRQKHGENMGNFYSAGLDPVFYCHHANVDRMWNEWKQIGGKRRDLTQKDWLNSEFFFYDENRNPFRVRVRDCLDTKKMGYDYAPMPTPWRNFKPIRKSTTGKVNTSSLPPASQVFPLAKLDKAISFSIDRPASSRTQQEKTEQEEMLTFNKIQYDDRKYIRFDVFLNVDKNVNADELDKAEFAGSYTSLPHVHKVNGSHAASVTFQLAITELLEDIGLEDEDTIAVTLVPKKGDISIDSAEIKLEAC